A DNA window from Desulfovibrio oxyclinae DSM 11498 contains the following coding sequences:
- a CDS encoding aspartate-semialdehyde dehydrogenase has translation MSKKEFRVAVCGATGAVGQEMLATLAQRDFPASEVIPMASARSAGKTVQYKGQDLTVVEMTEDSFTGIDVALFSAGGGPSEKFAPAAAKAGCVVVDNSSAWRMDPECPLVVPEVNPQDLDWHKGIIANPNCSTIQMVVALQPLHLEAGIKRVVVSTYQAVSGSGQEAIDELEEQTRRLMNGKPIVAEVYPHQIAFNCLPQIDAFLDDGYTKEEMKMVNETVKIMGDSNIKVTATTVRVPVFYGHSESVNIETREKLTAEDVRTLLAAAPGVTVVDYPEKLAYPMAIDSAGEDDVFVGRIREDNTIENGLNMWIVADNIRKGAALNTVQIAETLIERDLLRVP, from the coding sequence ATGAGTAAGAAGGAATTTCGCGTCGCGGTATGCGGCGCAACGGGTGCCGTCGGTCAGGAGATGCTGGCCACGTTGGCCCAGCGCGACTTCCCGGCATCGGAAGTCATCCCCATGGCCTCGGCCCGCAGCGCCGGAAAGACCGTGCAATACAAAGGACAGGATCTTACGGTCGTGGAAATGACCGAGGACTCCTTCACCGGAATCGACGTGGCCCTGTTCTCCGCAGGCGGCGGCCCGTCCGAGAAGTTCGCTCCGGCGGCCGCCAAGGCCGGCTGTGTGGTGGTGGACAACTCTAGCGCGTGGCGCATGGATCCCGAATGTCCGCTTGTGGTGCCCGAGGTGAACCCTCAGGACCTCGACTGGCACAAGGGCATCATCGCCAACCCCAACTGCTCCACCATCCAGATGGTCGTGGCCCTTCAGCCGCTGCATCTGGAAGCGGGCATCAAGCGTGTGGTGGTCTCCACCTATCAGGCCGTATCCGGCTCCGGTCAGGAAGCCATCGACGAACTTGAAGAGCAGACCCGCCGTCTCATGAACGGCAAGCCCATCGTGGCCGAAGTCTACCCGCACCAGATCGCGTTCAACTGTCTGCCGCAGATCGACGCGTTCCTCGACGATGGCTACACCAAGGAAGAAATGAAGATGGTCAACGAGACCGTCAAGATCATGGGCGATTCCAACATCAAGGTCACCGCCACCACCGTGCGAGTACCTGTGTTCTACGGCCACTCCGAGTCCGTGAACATCGAGACCAGGGAAAAACTTACCGCCGAAGACGTGCGCACCCTGCTGGCTGCAGCCCCGGGCGTGACCGTGGTGGATTATCCCGAAAAACTGGCCTACCCCATGGCTATCGACTCCGCGGGCGAAGATGACGTGTTCGTCGGCCGCATTCGCGAAGACAATACCATCGAAAACGGCCTGAACATGTGGATCGTTGCCGACAATATCCGCAAGGGCGCCGCCCTGAACACCGTGCAGATCGCCGAGACTCTCATCGAGCGCGACCTGCTGCGCGTGCCCTAG
- a CDS encoding ABC-F family ATP-binding cassette domain-containing protein: MSKITVNSLAMHFGGEEVFSDVSFEAGPGVRMAVTGPNGCGKSTLLRILAGVTDHDAGTVSIDRGAQIGYVAQELSGADLERNLLAWVMDALPSWSGFWERWEKAVADGDQARITELSHEQAEFEEKYGYSPEHKARAILTGLGFSEDDLFKRLAELSGGWRERSKLARVLLQGADVLLLDEPTNHLDLEAVEWLEQYLLNFRGALVFVAHDRVFLNRVGTHVLFLGGKRSVLRKGNFDEFLEWQEEDARQREKEMEKLSARIEHEQNYISRFRVKARKAAQAQSKIKKVEKMAEELDQMKKQGSSTRVKGRSLAFKLPAPARGDKVAIAGVDLRFAYDKSNPSVWDGLNFQLYRGHKVALMAPNGAGKTTLLKLITGDLTPDEGHVKIGNKTKPGYFSQHQHEILNLDGTALSEIRRLSDPNLTEEQLMGVLGLFLLGEDFFDRKVSGLSGGEKSRLLLASLFLAHPNLLILDEPTNHLDIESREGLIAALKDYEGTLLFVAHDRYLLSEVAEEVWELSPSGIEQYLGGFADYDEKRRQRLAEAARAGSGKSSAKQEEAPALDEKPAEKRRLTKEEKRRQAERRNALYRELKPLKKDYAKLERDLEKAMEDHGRLEEALNDPATYEKPELAVKSQSEYTEVSDWVDTLMARMAELEERIADIERQRGELEEG; this comes from the coding sequence ATGTCGAAAATCACCGTCAATTCACTCGCAATGCACTTTGGCGGAGAAGAAGTCTTCTCCGACGTCTCCTTTGAAGCCGGACCGGGCGTGCGCATGGCCGTTACCGGCCCCAACGGCTGCGGCAAGTCCACGCTGCTGCGCATCCTTGCCGGGGTCACGGACCACGACGCGGGCACGGTCAGCATCGACCGCGGCGCGCAGATCGGCTACGTGGCGCAGGAACTCTCGGGAGCCGACCTCGAACGCAACCTGCTGGCATGGGTCATGGACGCCCTGCCTTCATGGAGCGGCTTCTGGGAACGCTGGGAAAAGGCCGTGGCCGACGGCGATCAGGCGCGCATCACGGAGCTTTCCCACGAGCAGGCCGAATTCGAGGAGAAATACGGCTACAGCCCGGAACACAAGGCCAGAGCCATCCTCACCGGCCTCGGTTTTTCCGAGGACGACCTGTTCAAGCGTCTCGCGGAGCTCTCCGGCGGCTGGCGCGAACGCTCCAAGCTCGCCCGCGTGCTGCTTCAGGGCGCGGACGTGCTGCTTCTGGACGAACCCACCAACCACCTTGATCTGGAAGCCGTGGAATGGCTGGAGCAGTACCTGCTCAACTTCCGGGGCGCGTTGGTCTTCGTGGCGCACGACAGGGTCTTCCTGAACCGCGTGGGCACCCACGTGCTGTTCCTCGGCGGCAAACGCAGCGTCCTGCGCAAGGGGAACTTCGACGAATTTCTGGAATGGCAGGAAGAGGACGCCCGCCAGCGCGAAAAGGAGATGGAGAAGCTCTCCGCGCGCATCGAGCACGAGCAGAACTACATCAGCCGCTTCCGGGTCAAGGCCCGCAAGGCCGCCCAGGCCCAGAGCAAGATCAAGAAGGTCGAGAAAATGGCCGAGGAACTTGATCAGATGAAGAAGCAGGGCTCTTCCACGCGGGTCAAGGGCCGCTCCCTCGCTTTCAAGCTTCCGGCTCCGGCGCGGGGTGACAAGGTCGCCATCGCCGGGGTGGATCTGCGCTTCGCCTACGACAAGAGCAACCCCTCCGTCTGGGACGGGCTGAATTTTCAGCTCTACCGCGGGCACAAGGTGGCGCTGATGGCACCCAACGGCGCGGGCAAGACCACGCTTCTCAAGCTCATCACCGGCGATCTGACACCGGACGAGGGGCACGTGAAGATCGGCAACAAGACCAAGCCCGGTTACTTCAGCCAGCATCAGCACGAAATCCTGAACCTCGACGGCACCGCCCTGTCCGAGATTCGCCGCCTGAGCGACCCGAATCTCACCGAGGAACAGCTCATGGGCGTGCTGGGCCTTTTCCTGCTGGGCGAAGACTTCTTCGATCGCAAGGTCTCCGGGCTTTCCGGCGGTGAAAAGAGCCGACTGCTGCTTGCCAGCCTCTTTCTGGCCCACCCGAACCTGCTCATCCTCGACGAACCCACCAACCACCTCGACATCGAATCCCGCGAGGGACTCATCGCCGCGCTCAAGGACTACGAGGGCACACTCCTTTTCGTGGCGCACGACCGTTACCTGCTCTCGGAAGTGGCTGAAGAAGTGTGGGAACTCTCACCTTCGGGCATCGAGCAGTACCTCGGCGGCTTCGCGGATTACGACGAAAAACGTCGCCAGCGGTTGGCCGAAGCCGCACGCGCAGGCAGCGGCAAATCCTCTGCAAAACAGGAGGAAGCTCCGGCTCTCGATGAGAAGCCTGCGGAGAAGCGGCGTCTGACCAAGGAAGAAAAACGGCGTCAGGCTGAACGGCGCAACGCCCTGTACCGTGAGCTCAAGCCGCTCAAGAAGGATTACGCCAAGCTTGAGCGCGACCTTGAAAAGGCCATGGAGGACCACGGCCGCCTTGAGGAAGCCCTCAACGACCCTGCAACCTACGAAAAGCCCGAGCTGGCCGTGAAGTCCCAGTCGGAGTACACCGAGGTCAGTGACTGGGTGGACACTCTCATGGCCCGCATGGCCGAGCTTGAGGAACGCATCGCCGATATCGAACGGCAACGCGGCGAGCTGGAGGAAGGCTGA
- a CDS encoding NUDIX domain-containing protein, producing MPRIIDVAAGILWRDGLYLAVDRPKGEWAGWWEFPGGKVEEGEAPEAALVRELREELGVQVGDFEFWCEKVHHYPRISVRLLFYHVTAFEGDPRGLEGQSFAWVHPARPEGIRFLPADDDIVAALAEGAGPTGK from the coding sequence GTGCCGCGCATCATCGACGTGGCCGCAGGCATTCTCTGGCGTGACGGGCTCTACCTGGCCGTTGATCGCCCCAAGGGCGAGTGGGCCGGATGGTGGGAATTCCCCGGCGGCAAGGTGGAGGAAGGCGAGGCTCCGGAAGCCGCGCTGGTGCGGGAGCTTCGCGAGGAGCTCGGCGTGCAGGTCGGCGATTTCGAGTTCTGGTGCGAAAAGGTCCACCATTATCCCCGGATTTCCGTGCGCCTGCTGTTCTACCACGTCACCGCCTTCGAGGGCGATCCCCGCGGGCTGGAGGGGCAGAGCTTCGCATGGGTGCACCCCGCCCGGCCAGAGGGCATCCGCTTTCTTCCCGCGGACGACGACATCGTGGCAGCACTCGCCGAAGGGGCCGGTCCGACGGGGAAATAA
- the metF gene encoding methylenetetrahydrofolate reductase [NAD(P)H] gives MRICDSIRPNSPFISLEFFPPKERDAWPKFFNVVDKLKTLDPLFASVTYGAGGGTQDNTLEIARRIKADHGIEPLTHLTCVGACDDALKDYVGALEDAGIENILALRGDPPKGEENFDFNKQEYKHATDLVGFLRQHYKKMCVGVACYPEPHPESPSVSFDLAMSKHKVEQGGEFMVTQLFFDNRVYFDFVDRMKAMGVDVPVIPGVLPIMNIRSAKFILGLCGASIPGNFLHELEKANDEGGDDKVYEVGMAYAQRQAQDLIDKGAPGVHLYTLNSAKACLELGSSLKL, from the coding sequence TTGCGGATCTGCGATTCGATTCGTCCGAATTCCCCGTTCATTTCCCTTGAGTTCTTCCCGCCCAAAGAGCGGGACGCGTGGCCGAAGTTTTTCAACGTGGTTGACAAGCTCAAGACCCTCGACCCGCTGTTTGCCTCGGTCACCTACGGAGCGGGCGGCGGCACGCAGGACAACACGCTGGAAATCGCGCGGCGCATCAAGGCCGACCACGGCATTGAGCCGCTGACCCACCTCACCTGCGTGGGCGCGTGCGATGATGCGCTCAAGGATTACGTGGGCGCACTTGAGGACGCCGGAATTGAGAACATTCTCGCCCTGCGGGGAGACCCGCCCAAAGGCGAGGAAAATTTCGATTTCAACAAGCAGGAATACAAGCACGCCACCGACCTGGTGGGCTTCCTGCGTCAGCACTACAAGAAAATGTGCGTTGGCGTGGCCTGTTATCCCGAGCCGCACCCCGAATCCCCGAGCGTGAGCTTCGACCTTGCCATGAGCAAACACAAGGTGGAGCAGGGCGGCGAATTCATGGTCACCCAGCTGTTCTTCGACAATCGCGTTTATTTCGATTTCGTGGACCGGATGAAGGCCATGGGTGTGGACGTCCCGGTGATTCCGGGCGTACTGCCCATCATGAACATCCGCTCGGCCAAGTTCATTCTCGGCCTCTGCGGCGCCAGCATCCCGGGCAATTTCCTGCACGAACTGGAAAAAGCCAATGACGAGGGCGGTGACGACAAGGTATACGAGGTCGGCATGGCCTACGCCCAGCGGCAGGCACAGGACCTCATCGACAAGGGCGCGCCCGGTGTGCATCTGTACACCCTCAACAGCGCCAAGGCCTGCCTTGAACTGGGCAGCAGCCTGAAGTTGTAA
- a CDS encoding GIY-YIG nuclease family protein → MRTWHVYLVRCADQTLYCGITTDLARRLAAHNDGSGARYTRSRLPVELVQSVEVQGKSAALRLEMAVKKRPRREKTAFLAAHDASVVE, encoded by the coding sequence ATGCGAACATGGCACGTCTATCTGGTCCGCTGCGCCGATCAGACTCTCTACTGCGGCATCACCACCGACCTGGCAAGGCGGCTCGCCGCGCACAACGACGGCTCGGGAGCCCGCTACACGCGCTCGCGGCTTCCCGTGGAACTGGTCCAGAGCGTGGAAGTGCAGGGGAAAAGCGCGGCGCTGCGACTGGAGATGGCCGTAAAGAAACGCCCGCGCCGGGAAAAGACTGCGTTTCTTGCCGCACACGATGCATCAGTGGTCGAATAA
- a CDS encoding aminotransferase class IV has protein sequence MKKIVDSREYLDRMLAAPRPGTEKVRAFYEQRVGVICKDPKLMLMPWDDHLVHRGDGVFEAMKWVNGKLYQLGAHLERMKRSAKAIHLTPPCSWDELSQTILDVARAAESDSGMIRVLLGRGPGGFGIDPAECPVASLYVAAFDFQPKPDSFYEKGSTAFKTSVPAKQPYLAAIKSIDYLPNVLMKREAAEKGYDYPFCFDEHGLLAEGATENVCIVDKNGKVHIPEFTNALAGTTLMRVVDLIKDEMDIIFRGITEHEILEAKEVIIVGTTGDAIPVVRFNGKPIHDVRPGPVAKRIRELIRQDIEANGIPVS, from the coding sequence GTGAAGAAAATCGTGGACAGCCGGGAATACCTCGACCGCATGCTCGCCGCACCCCGTCCCGGAACGGAAAAGGTGCGCGCCTTCTATGAACAGCGCGTGGGCGTCATCTGCAAAGACCCCAAACTCATGCTCATGCCGTGGGATGACCACCTCGTCCACCGCGGCGACGGCGTGTTCGAGGCCATGAAGTGGGTGAACGGCAAACTCTACCAACTCGGCGCACACCTGGAGCGCATGAAGCGCTCCGCCAAGGCTATTCACCTGACCCCACCGTGCTCGTGGGACGAACTTTCCCAAACCATCCTCGATGTGGCCCGCGCCGCCGAGAGTGATAGCGGCATGATCCGCGTGTTGCTCGGCCGAGGGCCCGGCGGCTTCGGCATCGACCCGGCCGAATGCCCGGTTGCCAGCCTGTACGTGGCAGCCTTTGATTTTCAGCCCAAGCCGGACAGCTTCTACGAAAAAGGCTCCACCGCCTTCAAGACCTCTGTCCCGGCCAAACAGCCGTACCTCGCCGCCATCAAAAGCATCGACTACCTGCCGAACGTGCTCATGAAACGCGAGGCCGCCGAAAAGGGCTACGACTATCCCTTCTGCTTTGACGAACACGGCCTGCTCGCCGAAGGAGCCACCGAGAACGTCTGCATCGTGGACAAAAACGGCAAGGTGCATATCCCCGAATTCACCAATGCCCTTGCCGGAACCACCCTCATGCGCGTCGTGGACCTGATCAAGGACGAAATGGACATCATCTTCCGAGGCATCACCGAGCACGAAATTCTCGAAGCCAAGGAAGTAATCATCGTCGGCACCACCGGCGACGCCATCCCCGTGGTCCGCTTCAACGGCAAACCCATCCACGACGTTCGCCCCGGCCCCGTCGCCAAGCGCATCCGCGAACTGATTCGTCAGGACATCGAGGCAAACGGAATTCCCGTCAGCTAG
- a CDS encoding HDOD domain-containing protein, with protein MEDLRTTVKGEILSIQDLPTLPGVLDEVSKLVEDPDASTEAIAKVISRDQVLSAKVLKMVNSPIYGFPGRIGTIQHALVLLGFNVIRGIIISTSVFDMMVAAMKGLWEHSLGVATASNIVARNAGFEDPEEYAVAGLLHDLGKVVTAVQLPELHDTILETVRERDLTYLRAEKAVLGFGHDRINAWLARHWHLPGNIREAMSRHHSPHLAEFYKPVACVVHIGDFMVRLFEFGTSGDDQTAYLRPEAMKELGFKMSDLERCLDELSEQMIDIADLSL; from the coding sequence ATGGAAGACCTTCGCACCACGGTCAAGGGAGAGATCCTCTCCATTCAGGACCTGCCCACGCTTCCCGGCGTTCTCGACGAAGTTTCCAAACTGGTGGAAGACCCGGACGCGTCCACCGAGGCCATCGCCAAGGTCATCTCACGCGACCAAGTGCTCTCCGCGAAGGTCCTGAAGATGGTCAACTCACCCATCTACGGCTTTCCCGGTCGCATCGGGACCATTCAACACGCGCTGGTCCTGCTGGGGTTCAACGTCATCCGCGGCATCATCATTTCCACTTCGGTGTTCGATATGATGGTGGCGGCCATGAAGGGGCTCTGGGAACACAGCCTCGGGGTGGCCACGGCCTCGAACATCGTGGCCCGCAACGCCGGATTCGAGGACCCGGAGGAATACGCGGTGGCCGGGTTGCTGCATGATCTGGGCAAGGTTGTCACGGCTGTGCAGCTGCCGGAACTGCATGACACCATCCTTGAGACGGTGCGCGAGCGCGACCTGACCTATCTCCGCGCGGAAAAGGCCGTGCTCGGCTTCGGGCATGACCGCATCAACGCATGGCTGGCGCGCCACTGGCATCTTCCCGGCAATATCCGGGAGGCCATGAGCCGTCATCACAGCCCGCATCTGGCGGAGTTCTACAAGCCAGTGGCCTGCGTGGTGCACATTGGGGATTTCATGGTCAGACTGTTCGAGTTCGGCACGTCCGGGGACGATCAGACGGCCTATCTCCGGCCCGAGGCCATGAAGGAGCTCGGGTTCAAGATGAGCGATCTGGAGCGGTGCCTAGACGAATTGTCCGAACAGATGATCGACATCGCGGATCTGAGTCTGTAA